A genomic window from Lycium barbarum isolate Lr01 chromosome 4, ASM1917538v2, whole genome shotgun sequence includes:
- the LOC132637697 gene encoding endochitinase EP3-like, with the protein MSFLYEIRLVPCGIKVFGKVLTLLIVVVQQIYVAANGVIVEVEMIFVGKGVKEGLVLVIIHHQTMKVQFLLLSLMHFFNGIADQAASNCEGKGFYTRAKFLEALKSNSNFGTVGSTDDSKREIAAFFAHVTHESGRKAIGFDGLNDPDIVGRDGVISFKTALWYWMNNCHSLITSGQGFGPTIRAINGRIECDGGNPQTVARRVEYYTQYCQQLGVDTGDNLTC; encoded by the exons atgtcttttctctatGAAATACGGCTTGTGCCTTGTGGCATAAAGGTTTTTGGCAAAGTCCTGACATTATT AATTGTGGTTGTTCAACAGATTTATGTTGCAGCCAATGGGGTTATTGTGGAAGTGGAAATGATTTTTGTGGGAAAGGGTGTCAAGGAGGGCCTTGTTTTGGTAATAATTCACCATCAAACAATGAAGGTTCAGTTTCTACTATTGTCTCTGATGCATTTTTTTAATGGCATAGCTGATCAAGCTGCTTCTAACTGTGAAGGGAAAGGGTTTTACACAAGGGCTAAGTTCCTTGAAGCTCTTAAATCTAATTCTAATTTTGGAACTGTGGGTTCTACTGATGATTCTAAGCGTGAGATTGCTGCTTTCTTTGCTCATGTAACCCATGAATCTGGAC GAAAAGCCATTGGATTTGATGGCCTAAATGACCCTGACATAGTGGGAAGAGATGGTGTTATTTCCTTCAAGACAGCCTTGTGGTATTGGATGAACAATTGTCATTCTCTCATTACTTCTGGCCAAGGTTTTGGTCCAACTATTCGAGCCATTAATGGTCGGATTGAATGTGACGGTGGCAACCCTCAGACTGTTGCCAGAAGGGTTGAGTATTATACTCAATATTGTCAACAACTTGGTGTCGACACTGGGGATAATCTTACCTGTTAG
- the LOC132636273 gene encoding uncharacterized protein LOC132636273, whose amino-acid sequence MKLPCFNGNDCPDAYFDWVQVLEETFHIFKVSNLQRVIYATDMFINHAYRWWNEVMRKRYRDNPSTDTKWKEFKRPMEEKLAPTYFREKYCEEYNRGSTRSRKEEYDGSLKKYETRNNAKKEDLRNNQDVNPLSYIHSKGRSRDSSYGVNHRHDVKSPFYKSNEVLGAYLMSKEEKSFATYNNEHSSGMQGNLATLNYTSRASSDKSVSCNKSLGARNCLKNVNENHVGSSSPSLKELTPTCTCAIVSPLEKNIELSTCDKNDTSCVENVVGSKNCAFGEVVESSTSLLKNTNDEVVLGNEDLLVRRSLSTCLNEEEESTQRHNIFYTRCLILGWMYTLVVNGASCDNLVSATLVKELKLKTFNHPRPCRLQWLNECGELKVSRMVKIPFMIEDYKDEVTCGVVQIYACHIILGGPWMYDRDVMHSGRKNHYTLEMEEKVIKLEPLEPNEVLKEQVNLRVSLKNTTRKSEDERER is encoded by the coding sequence ATGAAGCTTCCTTGTTTCAACGGGAATGATTGTCCGGATGCATACTTTGATTGGGTCCAAGTGCTTGAAGAGACATTTCACATCTTCAAAGTTTCTAACCTTCAAAGAGTAATTTATGCCACCGACATGTTCATAAATCATGCTTATCGATGGTGGAACGAAGTGATGAGAAAAAGGTATAGAGATAACCCAAGTACCGACACAAAGTGGAAAGAATTTAAGAGGCCCATGGAAGAGAAATTAGCTCCTACATATTTTCGAGAAAAATATTGTGAAGAATATAATAGAGGATCTACTCGGAGTAGAAAGGAAGAGTATGATGGAAGTTTGAAGAAATATGAAACAAGGAATAACGCCAAGAAAGAAGACTTGAGGAATAATCAAGATGTGAATCCTTTGTCATATATTCATTCGAAAGGAAGATCAAGAGATTCTTCTTATGGTGTCAACCATCGACATGATGTTAAGAGCCCTTTTTACAAGTCAAATGAAGTCCTTGGAGCATATCTCATGTCTAAAGAAGAAAagtcctttgctacttataacaATGAGCATTCGAGTGGAATGCAAGGTAACTTGGCTACACTTAATTATACTTCTAGAGCTAGTAGCGATAAAAGTGTGTCTTGTAATAAATCTTTGGGAGCTAGAAATTGTTTAAAGAATGTGAATGAAAATCATGTTGGTTCTAGTAGTCCTTCTTTGAAGGAGCTTACTCCTACTTGTACTTGTGCAATTGTGTCACCTCTTGAGAAAAATATCGAATTGTCTACTTGTGATAAAAATGATACTTCTTGCGTCGAAAATGTTGTGGGGTCTAAAAATTGTGCCTTTGGTGAAGTTGTTGAAAGTAGTACTTCTTTATTGAAAAATACAAATGATGAGGTTGTGCTTGGGAATGAAGATTTGCTCGTAAGGAGATCCTTATCTACTTGTTTGAATGAAGAGGAAGAAAGTACACAAAGGCATAATATTTTCTACACTAGATGCCTTATTTTGGGATGGATGTACACTTTGGTAGTGAATGGTGCTAGTTGTGATAACTTGGTTAGTGCTACCTTGGTGAAGGAATTGAAGTTAAAGACTTTTAATCATCCTAGGCCATGTCGTTTGCAATGGTTGAATGAATGTGGTGAACTTAAAGTGAGTAGAATGGTGAAAATTCCTTTCATGATTGAAGACTATAAAGATGAAGTAACTTGTGGTGTGGTGCAAATATATGCTTGCCATATTATTCTTGGGGGACCTTGGATGTATGATAGAGATGTTATGCATAGTGGGAGGAAGAATCACTACACATTGGAGATGGAGGAAAAAGTGATCAAGCTTGAACCGTTGGAGccaaatgaagtgttaaaagagcaagtgaatttaagagtgtctttgaaaaatactacaagaaaaagtGAGGATGAGAGAGAAAGATAG